In one Sulfitobacter sp. LCG007 genomic region, the following are encoded:
- a CDS encoding BPTD_3080 family restriction endonuclease produces the protein MSLIINTPFVCPAQHWVEAKGGKLEIKPERRPASYEVFDARNNTKRTEVLDLVNTIRTRVDAWREAGWPGVTIVTRKLLEHWHDRDARQYPFYFCQLEAIETLIWWVEGAEAFKQGIAIPGDGGTWERLCNKMATGAGKTTVMAMIITWQVLNALTYPKRNKDFSRAVFIVAPGLTVKERLQVLLPSEGSYYDEFNLCPSEALRQKLNQAEVLIENWHTLMPLKEADRSVVKKGRESDEAFTRRVLGKLAAHKDIIVINDEAHHAYRKPPEVKISKKHAQEHGIDLDEATRWIEGLDRIHKTRRIQRCFDLSATPFAPTGKKSTDTALFDWIVSDFGLNDAIEAGLVKTPRVVVRDDAIPDAKTLRSKLYHIYRDPTVSEDLNRKAEAHEALPKLVQDAFTLLGADWRETRAQWQEAGHHSPPVMLTVCNRTETAARIETYFTKGDAHWPELHAPTRTLRVDSKVLEKAEIGETATSDKDYEARLKAIIDAATIPETRRQQFRALKKEELLREIVDNVGKRGAAGQDLQNVISVAMLSEGWDAKNVTHIMGLRAFTSQLLCEQVVGRGLRRVSYDTDENGLFLPEYVNVFGVPLSISETGEGGEAPPPPKPTAQIEVVPDRAHLELRWPNVLRVETVVRPQLAMDWGKVTPLVLDPASTPISAELAPALGGATDMGKVTAIDLEKLPDGFRLQRLVFQAARKAFAELSHGFSGSHEYLAAQLVRIVEAFLNFDRLDIPSLFHSDPLRRRILIALNIDLVVQHVLSNVTEQNTERLTPVFDEENPISATGQMRTWYTTKPCFPTTKSHISHMVGDSSWEGHAANIFEKREDVIAYAKNDHLGFQIYYMWTGSRRRYIPDFLVRLASGTILTLEIKGTDSPQNKAKRDALKEWVKAVNVAGGFGHWAWDVAFKPAEIQDIVARHAAVAEPGT, from the coding sequence ATGTCCCTCATCATCAACACGCCATTCGTCTGCCCGGCGCAGCATTGGGTCGAGGCCAAGGGCGGCAAGTTGGAAATCAAGCCCGAACGGCGCCCGGCGAGCTACGAGGTCTTCGACGCGCGCAACAACACCAAGCGGACCGAGGTGCTGGACCTGGTGAACACGATCCGCACCCGCGTCGACGCCTGGCGCGAGGCAGGCTGGCCGGGCGTGACCATCGTCACGCGCAAGCTGCTGGAGCACTGGCACGACCGCGATGCGCGCCAGTACCCGTTCTATTTCTGCCAGCTCGAGGCGATCGAGACACTGATCTGGTGGGTCGAGGGGGCGGAGGCGTTCAAGCAGGGCATCGCGATCCCTGGCGACGGCGGAACTTGGGAGCGTCTGTGCAACAAGATGGCCACCGGAGCGGGCAAAACCACGGTGATGGCGATGATCATCACCTGGCAGGTGCTGAACGCGCTGACCTATCCGAAGCGAAACAAGGATTTCAGCCGCGCCGTGTTCATCGTAGCGCCCGGCCTGACCGTGAAGGAACGGCTGCAGGTGCTGCTGCCCAGCGAGGGCAGCTACTATGACGAGTTCAACCTGTGCCCGTCCGAGGCCCTGCGCCAGAAACTGAACCAGGCCGAGGTGCTGATCGAGAACTGGCACACGCTCATGCCGCTGAAGGAAGCCGACCGCTCGGTGGTCAAGAAGGGGCGCGAGTCCGACGAGGCCTTCACGCGGCGGGTGCTGGGCAAGCTGGCGGCGCACAAGGACATCATCGTCATCAACGACGAGGCGCACCACGCCTATCGCAAGCCGCCCGAGGTGAAGATCAGCAAGAAGCACGCCCAAGAGCATGGCATTGACCTTGACGAGGCAACGCGCTGGATCGAGGGGCTGGACCGCATTCACAAGACCCGGCGCATTCAGCGCTGCTTTGACCTGTCAGCGACGCCTTTCGCGCCGACCGGAAAGAAGAGCACCGACACGGCGCTGTTCGACTGGATCGTCTCGGATTTCGGGCTGAACGACGCGATCGAGGCCGGGCTGGTGAAGACCCCGCGGGTCGTGGTCCGCGACGATGCTATCCCGGACGCCAAAACGCTCCGGTCCAAGCTGTACCACATCTATCGCGACCCAACCGTTTCAGAGGACCTGAACCGCAAAGCCGAGGCGCATGAGGCGCTGCCAAAGCTAGTCCAGGACGCTTTTACGCTGCTGGGCGCCGACTGGCGGGAAACCCGGGCGCAATGGCAGGAGGCCGGGCATCATTCCCCGCCGGTCATGCTGACGGTCTGTAACCGCACCGAAACCGCAGCCCGCATAGAGACCTATTTCACCAAGGGCGATGCGCACTGGCCCGAATTGCACGCACCGACCCGAACGCTCCGGGTCGATTCCAAGGTGCTGGAGAAGGCTGAGATTGGCGAAACCGCGACCTCCGACAAGGATTATGAGGCACGGCTGAAGGCAATCATCGACGCTGCGACCATCCCCGAGACCCGCCGCCAACAGTTCCGTGCTCTGAAGAAGGAGGAACTGCTGCGCGAGATCGTGGACAACGTCGGGAAAAGGGGTGCCGCCGGTCAGGATCTTCAGAACGTCATATCGGTGGCGATGCTGTCTGAGGGATGGGACGCCAAGAATGTGACGCACATCATGGGGCTTCGGGCTTTCACGTCCCAGCTGCTCTGCGAACAGGTCGTCGGGCGCGGTTTGCGCCGCGTGTCCTATGACACTGACGAGAACGGCCTGTTCCTGCCCGAATACGTCAACGTCTTCGGCGTGCCGCTCTCTATCTCCGAGACCGGCGAAGGCGGTGAGGCGCCGCCACCCCCGAAGCCAACCGCCCAGATCGAAGTGGTGCCCGACCGTGCGCATCTGGAACTTCGCTGGCCGAACGTGCTGCGCGTGGAGACGGTCGTGAGACCGCAACTTGCCATGGACTGGGGCAAGGTAACACCGCTCGTGCTCGACCCTGCCAGCACGCCAATCAGCGCCGAATTGGCTCCTGCGCTCGGCGGCGCGACCGATATGGGCAAGGTGACAGCCATCGACCTCGAGAAGCTGCCAGACGGCTTCCGTCTGCAACGTCTTGTTTTTCAGGCAGCACGGAAGGCCTTCGCCGAACTCAGCCACGGGTTTTCGGGTAGCCACGAGTATCTCGCGGCGCAGCTGGTCAGGATCGTCGAAGCGTTTCTCAACTTCGACCGCCTCGACATCCCGTCGCTGTTCCACTCCGACCCGCTTCGGCGGCGGATTTTGATCGCACTCAACATCGACCTTGTCGTTCAGCATGTGTTGAGCAACGTGACCGAGCAGAACACGGAGCGCCTGACGCCGGTGTTCGACGAGGAAAACCCGATCAGCGCCACCGGCCAGATGCGGACCTGGTACACCACCAAGCCGTGCTTTCCGACCACTAAGTCGCATATCAGCCACATGGTCGGGGATTCGTCCTGGGAGGGACATGCAGCGAACATCTTCGAGAAGCGCGAAGACGTCATCGCCTATGCCAAGAACGATCACCTCGGATTCCAGATCTATTACATGTGGACCGGTTCACGGCGCCGTTATATTCCGGATTTCCTCGTGCGCCTTGCCAGCGGCACCATTCTGACCCTTGAGATCAAGGGCACCGACAGCCCCCAGAACAAGGCCAAGCGGGATGCGTTGAAGGAGTGGGTAAAGGCGGTCAACGTGGCGGGCGGCTTCGGCCACTGGGCATGGGATGTGGCGTTCAAGCCCGCGGAAATTCAGGACATCGTCGCAAGGCACGCAGCCGTTGCCGAACCCGGGACTTAG
- a CDS encoding site-specific DNA-methyltransferase produces MSDISDLILTLSPEDGSSIGNGAMLALLREHLPDLADEDYFAARDALIDEGVLGRGKGRGGSIFRVTDKPDDEDDVLDEDEGDEDDEFELTHTEEAAPGQRRRKPTKKAARKPNGPTQVLSYRHGETRVNNPEVGMVHAGTDPDGEKTVWAYDPHLDPVLNFDSARAGIERLIDDALASEDPERMRDALQELKRLQAPYLNWTGKAERTSVKVDTVSLHVHERVDPATILANAAKRLKGKDAPTQWRQPDLFAAPFENLPLRQALDFYHHEKGWSNRLVAGDSLLVMNSLLTKESMGGKVQMIYIDPPYGIKYGSNFQPFTNKRDVKDRSDADLTQEPEMIKAFRDTWELGIHSYLTYLRDRLMLARELLTDSGSVFVQISDENLHHVRQLLSEVFGSENTMSLISYSTTGGFASSGLSRTGDYILWFAKNKDKVKFNRLYLQKDRAEAARGDYDQAQFSNGSRGPLPKEQRLRPETIPEATRIFTDDNPSSQGEGAATVDWEWCGMTFHPGSGNHWKAPVPHGMRRLTRANRFLITPRGKLRYVRFFTDFDQVPITDNWFDIAGAVQDRADPKVYVVQTSNKIIERCLLMTTDPGDLVLDPTCGSGTTAFVAEKWGRRWITCDTSRVAISLAKQRLMTASFDYYVLRYPHEGLGGGFDYETTPRVMLGKIANNPDIDTIYDEDHPKIAAALADLNAALVASPPKPLKPAQGVRKGKPVDFAKGDTLHEWEVPFDWPDDWPEAARAPFDAFHTARQAMQRRMDQSIADHAEQETLYDKPRIDKSKLRICGPFSVEAVPAPTVLSLDESMPPQEADETVARSGETSRQALWRDELLKTGVRGKGGAMLRFAEFETLPGLKHIHASGSLAETGERVVVSFGPEHAALEQRQVELALTEAETLRPSPKFILFCAFTFDPEAAKDIDEVNWPGVTLLKAQMNTDLLTEDLKKKRASNQSFWLMGQPDVELRKRKDALWEVEVNGFDYFDPKAGDLVSGGKTQIAMWSLDVDYDNRSLMPHQVFFPMADAKGGWNRLRKTVRAELDEDLLEQFHGTVSLPFEAGENWRIAVKIVDDRGIESLKIMPLER; encoded by the coding sequence ATGTCCGATATTTCCGACCTGATCCTGACCCTGTCACCTGAAGACGGTTCCTCCATAGGCAACGGGGCGATGCTGGCGCTGCTGCGCGAGCATTTGCCCGACCTTGCCGATGAAGATTACTTCGCCGCACGCGATGCGCTGATTGATGAAGGCGTGCTCGGGCGTGGCAAGGGCCGTGGCGGATCGATCTTCCGGGTCACCGATAAACCGGACGATGAGGATGACGTCCTGGACGAGGATGAGGGCGACGAGGACGATGAGTTCGAACTGACCCATACCGAAGAGGCCGCGCCCGGTCAGAGACGACGCAAGCCCACGAAGAAAGCCGCGCGCAAGCCGAATGGCCCCACGCAAGTGCTGAGCTACCGTCACGGCGAGACGCGGGTGAACAACCCCGAGGTCGGGATGGTCCATGCCGGCACCGACCCGGATGGCGAGAAGACGGTCTGGGCCTACGACCCGCATCTCGACCCGGTGCTGAATTTCGACTCGGCGCGCGCGGGGATCGAACGGCTCATCGACGATGCTCTGGCCAGCGAAGATCCCGAACGGATGCGGGACGCGCTGCAGGAGCTGAAGCGGCTGCAGGCGCCCTATCTCAACTGGACGGGCAAGGCGGAGCGGACGAGCGTCAAGGTCGACACCGTCTCGCTCCATGTCCATGAACGGGTGGACCCGGCGACGATCCTCGCCAATGCAGCCAAGCGGCTGAAGGGCAAGGATGCGCCGACGCAGTGGCGGCAGCCGGACCTGTTCGCGGCCCCGTTCGAGAACCTGCCGCTGCGCCAGGCGCTGGATTTCTACCACCACGAAAAGGGCTGGTCGAACCGGCTGGTGGCGGGCGACAGCCTGCTGGTGATGAACTCGCTGCTGACCAAGGAAAGCATGGGCGGCAAGGTGCAGATGATCTACATCGACCCGCCCTACGGCATCAAATACGGGTCGAATTTCCAGCCCTTCACGAACAAGCGCGACGTGAAGGACCGCTCGGACGCCGACCTCACCCAGGAACCCGAGATGATCAAGGCGTTTCGGGACACCTGGGAACTCGGCATCCACTCCTACCTCACCTATCTGCGCGACCGGCTGATGCTGGCGCGGGAATTGCTGACCGACAGCGGGTCGGTGTTCGTGCAGATCTCAGATGAGAACCTGCACCATGTCCGACAGCTTCTGTCCGAGGTCTTCGGGTCCGAGAATACGATGTCACTTATCAGCTACTCGACAACGGGTGGCTTCGCATCTTCCGGCCTGAGCAGAACCGGTGACTACATCCTCTGGTTTGCCAAGAACAAAGATAAGGTGAAGTTCAACCGCCTTTATCTTCAAAAGGATCGTGCGGAAGCGGCTCGCGGAGACTACGACCAAGCACAATTTTCAAACGGTAGCCGGGGGCCACTGCCCAAGGAGCAGCGCCTGCGCCCGGAAACGATCCCGGAAGCCACGAGAATATTCACGGACGACAACCCAAGCTCACAAGGAGAGGGTGCGGCGACCGTGGATTGGGAATGGTGCGGTATGACTTTCCACCCCGGTTCTGGAAACCACTGGAAAGCACCGGTTCCCCACGGAATGCGCCGCCTCACACGGGCGAATCGCTTCCTAATCACGCCACGCGGAAAGCTAAGGTATGTTCGCTTCTTCACGGACTTCGATCAGGTGCCGATCACGGATAACTGGTTCGATATCGCTGGCGCGGTTCAGGATCGTGCCGATCCGAAAGTCTATGTGGTTCAGACCAGCAACAAGATCATTGAACGCTGCTTGCTCATGACCACCGATCCCGGCGACCTCGTGCTCGATCCCACCTGCGGCTCTGGCACCACCGCCTTCGTCGCCGAGAAATGGGGGCGGCGCTGGATCACATGCGACACCTCGCGCGTGGCGATCTCATTGGCCAAGCAGCGGCTGATGACCGCCAGCTTCGACTACTACGTGCTCCGCTATCCGCATGAGGGGCTGGGCGGCGGCTTCGACTACGAGACGACGCCGCGCGTTATGCTCGGAAAAATCGCCAACAACCCCGACATCGATACCATCTACGACGAGGATCACCCGAAGATCGCGGCGGCGCTGGCAGACCTGAACGCCGCGCTGGTCGCAAGCCCGCCGAAGCCGCTCAAGCCCGCGCAGGGCGTGCGCAAAGGCAAGCCGGTGGACTTCGCCAAGGGCGACACCCTGCACGAATGGGAGGTGCCCTTCGACTGGCCCGACGATTGGCCCGAGGCCGCCCGCGCGCCCTTCGACGCCTTCCACACCGCACGGCAGGCGATGCAGCGCCGCATGGACCAGTCCATCGCCGACCATGCCGAGCAGGAAACGCTCTACGACAAGCCGCGCATCGACAAATCCAAGCTGCGCATCTGCGGGCCCTTCTCGGTCGAGGCAGTGCCGGCGCCGACCGTCTTGTCGCTGGACGAGAGCATGCCCCCGCAGGAAGCAGACGAGACCGTTGCCCGCTCCGGCGAGACCTCCCGCCAGGCGCTCTGGCGCGACGAACTGCTCAAGACCGGCGTGCGTGGCAAGGGCGGCGCCATGCTCCGCTTCGCCGAGTTCGAGACGCTGCCTGGGCTGAAACATATCCACGCAAGTGGATCGCTGGCCGAGACGGGCGAGCGCGTCGTCGTCAGTTTCGGCCCCGAGCACGCGGCCTTGGAGCAGCGGCAGGTGGAACTGGCGCTGACCGAGGCAGAGACCCTGCGCCCGTCGCCCAAGTTCATCCTGTTCTGCGCCTTCACCTTCGACCCCGAGGCCGCAAAGGACATCGACGAGGTGAACTGGCCCGGCGTGACGCTGCTCAAGGCGCAGATGAACACCGACCTCTTGACCGAGGATCTGAAGAAGAAGCGGGCCTCGAACCAGTCCTTCTGGCTGATGGGCCAGCCCGACGTGGAGCTGCGCAAGCGCAAGGACGCGCTGTGGGAGGTCGAGGTCAACGGCTTCGACTATTTCGATCCGAAGGCGGGCGATCTGGTGTCCGGCGGCAAGACGCAGATCGCAATGTGGTCGCTGGACGTGGATTACGACAACCGCTCGCTGATGCCGCATCAGGTGTTCTTCCCGATGGCGGATGCGAAGGGCGGCTGGAACCGGCTGCGCAAGACCGTGCGCGCGGAACTGGACGAGGACCTGCTGGAGCAGTTCCACGGCACCGTCTCGCTGCCCTTCGAGGCGGGTGAGAACTGGCGGATCGCGGTCAAGATCGTGGACGACCGCGGGATCGAGTCGCTCAAGATCATGCCGCTGGAGCGGTAG
- a CDS encoding transposase, producing MTWDAAPTGRRGRQRTYSDAAIQSCLTMKGEGRFRN from the coding sequence ATGACTTGGGATGCCGCGCCGACAGGCAGGCGCGGCCGCCAGCGGACCTACAGCGACGCCGCTATCCAATCGTGTCTGACAATGAAGGGTGAAGGGCGTTTTCGGAATTGA
- a CDS encoding transposase, whose product MIQWINSALNGRRLGLFGMALRQTTGFVESLSRLVGLDWSLPDVSTLSRRQHTLALNIPYRGSNGPLHLLIPSHGLQANHCRSADRTGIKVEGEGEWHARKHGGPKKAGLARDPPRD is encoded by the coding sequence TTGATCCAGTGGATCAATTCAGCCCTGAACGGGCGGCGCCTCGGGCTTTTCGGCATGGCCCTGCGACAGACGACCGGGTTTGTCGAAAGCCTGTCGCGACTGGTGGGCCTCGACTGGTCGCTGCCCGACGTCAGCACGCTATCTCGCCGCCAGCATACGCTGGCCCTCAATATCCCCTATCGCGGTTCCAATGGGCCGCTGCATTTGTTGATCCCCTCTCATGGTTTGCAAGCAAACCACTGCCGTTCAGCGGATAGAACTGGCATCAAGGTCGAGGGCGAAGGCGAATGGCACGCCCGCAAGCATGGGGGCCCAAAAAAGGCGGGTCTGGCGCGAGATCCACCTCGGGATTGA
- a CDS encoding transposase: MGAQKRRVWREIHLGIDEETLEFRAVEITGSHIGDAPVLPDLLSQIPEGQEIGSVMADGAHDTRKCHDAIADRGAHAVVPPRKNAKPWKTVTEGAVARNEACARRNTWVARSGDDGSDTTAGAASRQRCTVSDCWVSGS, translated from the coding sequence ATGGGGGCCCAAAAAAGGCGGGTCTGGCGCGAGATCCACCTCGGGATTGACGAGGAAACCTTGGAATTCCGGGCTGTCGAGATCACCGGAAGCCACATTGGCGATGCACCGGTCTTGCCCGACCTTCTCAGCCAGATACCGGAGGGCCAAGAAATCGGCAGCGTCATGGCAGACGGCGCTCACGACACACGCAAATGCCACGATGCCATCGCTGACCGCGGCGCCCACGCCGTCGTCCCGCCCCGCAAGAATGCAAAGCCATGGAAGACCGTCACCGAGGGAGCCGTGGCGCGAAACGAGGCCTGCGCGCGGCGAAATACCTGGGTCGCGCGCTCTGGCGACGATGGATCGGATACCACAGCCGGAGCCGCATCGAGACAAAGATGCACTGTGTCAGACTGCTGGGTCAGCGGCTCATGA
- a CDS encoding DUF5333 family protein, translating to MNPVTRFVQQSHRDMRKLVVSQTNSIKYRAMVAFWMWSISKDLILDQIGTNVFNVFLNMDLWSIQHTQIADAYLAPAKEISMISKKYVFIFVAAALAGCDSPPQSGTSVPLIKNPRVYELAAQSGYPVIVYAFVMNGAAARTIARYCPTISFDEPADKIRSREFAANTKQAGLSKDEVSAVLDSSAFFAKIKSDLDGLQKYYAINGDVSNLCAAGDQAIANNSEIGALLNKT from the coding sequence ATGAATCCCGTCACGCGATTTGTGCAACAGAGCCATCGAGACATGCGAAAGCTGGTGGTTTCTCAAACAAATAGCATAAAATATCGCGCCATGGTTGCGTTTTGGATGTGGTCTATATCAAAAGACTTGATTTTAGATCAAATCGGAACCAACGTCTTCAACGTGTTTCTTAATATGGATTTGTGGTCAATACAACATACGCAAATCGCAGATGCTTATTTGGCACCGGCGAAGGAGATATCTATGATAAGTAAGAAATATGTGTTCATATTTGTGGCCGCAGCTTTAGCTGGTTGCGATTCACCTCCACAATCTGGAACCAGCGTACCTCTAATCAAAAATCCACGTGTATATGAGCTCGCTGCTCAAAGCGGTTACCCCGTCATAGTCTATGCGTTTGTTATGAATGGCGCCGCGGCTCGCACAATCGCACGGTACTGCCCAACAATTTCGTTTGATGAACCAGCCGACAAAATAAGGTCTCGTGAATTTGCTGCCAATACCAAACAAGCTGGGCTAAGTAAAGATGAAGTCAGTGCGGTTTTAGATTCTTCGGCATTTTTCGCGAAGATCAAATCCGACTTGGATGGGCTACAAAAATATTATGCAATCAACGGCGATGTATCCAATTTGTGCGCAGCAGGAGATCAAGCAATTGCGAATAATAGCGAGATAGGAGCTCTCCTAAACAAAACTTAA